The genome window ACATAATGTCCTCTAGTGCTACTCGCCCCACATTCCCGAAgtatagaaagaaaacaaaactgttttcagttaaCAAAACATTCCATGCTTCTATCCAGAATACTTTTATTATATGGTTATCATATACATCAGAATTATATTGGGAACATTTACAAATATGTAAAGATAGTTCAGAACCTCCATTATTCACATACACACTAACTCACACACTCGTTTTGCATGTCTAGTCAGTTATCAGGTGGATGATGCACAAAATTATTGCTTTGTGAACATACACCTCAGATTAGATTTAATCTTCAGTGGCAAGAAttgagatatttaaaaaaaccaagtctTAAATACCCTGTATAACATACCTGTGCATAAACCTAAAGATATGTTTAGCTTACCCATTACCTTTGAAATACttaccaaaattaaaatttgaaacccatttataaaaaaaaagtattaaaaagttCACCATTATTTACAAATCCGATTAAAttacacataaataaatatttacattcaaCACACTGCTTCCCTTAATACACATAAAGCctccctggaaatatttttttggccttagtaggcaaaaaaaaaaaaaaaaaaaaaaaaaaagttatgtgcCTATTCTTTCAAGTTTACCCCccaatttaaaaacaagacaatATAAATATGTGAATAAAGCTGCAATATCCTTAGACACAGAAAGTGaattttctaaaagcattttcattttgaactactccttgttaaaaaaatatcaagataATATTCACTGCAGCCAACAttactgcagtttttaaaagactgaatatttccataaaaataagcATGTCAGATGCTATCAGATAACTTTTAAGTCTAGCAGGATTTTAGTACTCTCCTATGgtaatctgaaaataaagaaaaaaccaaaataaaaccaaaaaaacaacccacagaaTAATCTTACTATTTTCAGGTGtttataaaaaattttaatgtaCATAAATCTATATGCCATTGTTTAATACTGCTTTATTGTTACTGTTGCATTTAGAGAGAATAAAACCCTGAAATTGTATCAGATAACAAATAGGCTTCCACCTAAAATCTGTATCTTAAAAACTATACATGAAGCTGGTCACCACTAGATACTTagatatggaaaagaaatctaaatatATCTTTGTATATCTCCATCAAAACCCCTTTATAGCACCACTTTTACAGCAAAGGATTTCAATACACTTGTACTTATCTTCTGGTAATTGCTTCCACAGATAAGGGATACTGCAGCTTTTAGAAAGACTTGTCTCATGGATCCAGGGGGAGTGAAGATCCTGaataagaggattttttttttttcctttttttcccctcctttcttaaaaaaaaaaaaaaaaaaaaaaaaaacaacaacaacaaaaaaaaaccaaacgaaCCCAAATCTCTATGTTCCCCCCGGCAAGAAGATCCCAGTCTGTGTTTAGGAGGAAGAGTTTAAAGGTTTAAAGTCTGGTTTCTCTCCTTTTACTTCCTGTGCTTATCCATTTTATCAatggttttgttggtttctgCAGGGCTCTGGTCGCCAGCGTTCATGTATGTTTTGTctgctatttttaatgcttcatttaGGTAGTTCTGGACGGACGTCATGGCAGCGCAGATGGCGGCACTCCCAAAGCCATGTGTGATCAGGCTAAAATGAGTCAAACAGCCCTGGATGCCAGGGTCCAAGATGGGACTAGGTCTCGTGTTTCCAAGAGGAGTTCTGTCCTGAGTGAGGAGGTCTGTGAATTCCTTACAAATCTGCCTGCAAGACACAAAGCGATCACACTTTACACCACGGTGGGAATTtatgcaaaagcaaataaataaataaaaataacagagaaagcCTGTATCGAGTACTTGGCAGTCATGTGGGAGTTGGGAGTTCTCAGAAATTCATtactccagcagcagcagcgtctAAAATTAAAGCCAATTTATTAGCACCAATAGATAAACCTTCTGTTATATCTATGTCACAAAAACACATCCACACTCTGCAAAATAATCTCTCCACCTCTGGTGTCTGGCTGGCTCTGCATCATTTGCCCTAGATTTTAAGGGGGGAGTGGGAATTTAGGGCTAGTTTCTATGAGAACTGCCACAGCTGCAGATTTAGATTTAGAAAGACTAAACCAGCTGAAGAGGAGATTCAGTTTAGTTGCTCATAGTATATGTATATGCCCTCTTTAATAGAGACCTaggccctgatcctgcaaacactAACACATATGCCTGGCAAAACATGAATGGTTAATAAAGCTCAAGCATATGTTGTTTGCTGCTTGTAAATCTGTCCCCTTGATGGGATTTCACAGGAGCTGAGCAATCTTAACAGAATCATCGCTTTATCAGAATTTCTCAATCACAAATACCTTCCAAAAGATGATTGTTACTAGTGCTAATAACAATACCAATTATGATAATACTGAAGAGCGGAAGGGGTAGTGCTCAGTAAAAAGCATAACGTTCAAGCTataggaaagagagagagactatATTTCCAAGAGATATATTTGTAAAAGAAGGTCTCTCTTTCAGGGAAAGATGTATTAATTCAGCAACAGGAGGAGTGTGTTTTGCGTGCCTGATCTGAGCCCACAGTCGGGGCACCTCTTCTCAGCAGTTTAAGCAGGcttttctctgctcctctgcagagcGAGGCTGCCTTCAAAAGCAAGGAATTGCACCAACCCCAGACCAGAAAACATCTCGGACCAGAACGGATCATGAAATGAAGGCTTTGTTAAACCTCAGCCTGGGAAggctgggggggaaggggacagCGAGCACTCCAGCCACCGGTTTAAGATAAGCGTAACTTCACACAGGTATTCCCTACCAGAGACCTGTTCAGTGTGTGGTTTATTTTACAGGTACAAGTGTCTGCAGAAGAGCCGTTACAAAGCTTCTGCTTTACCCTTCCTCCCCCTGTTCAGCAAGCTTTGCAAGAGGAATTTAGTTAAGTACAGGGACTTTTCACATCTACCAAAGGCTGGCTTTCACTGAACTATAAAAATCTTCAGCTGTAATAGTGAAAAGGGACTACCCACGGTTCTTGACTGCTTGTGTCCCATGGGGGAAACCTGTGGACTGCTATTGCCAAGAGCAGTTACGAGGACATGGCAGAGGAGCTTCCCTTGCACTCAGCATGCCCACCAGTAACTCTCCTCGGAGATGCCCCTCCGGGCTGCACATACACAAGAGGTGGGTGAACCATCTCCCGCTCCCAGTCCCGACACTGGTTCATATTCCCAGGGCACACCTGCCCTCCAGGTCCTCAACCCTGTCAGACCTAGGGACATCTTTTTCTTAGAGATATAGCCATCCCCGTATAGGactttttcctgaagtttttactaccatcaaaagaaaaagaacagaactggTCCAAACTGCTTTAGAGTTATCGTACAGGGTTATTATTATTGGTTCAGACTAAAATAACTGCTGCCGTAGttgaaatcaaaccaaaaccaaattaaaaaaaaaaagctgcttctcctgtATTAAAATTACACATGAAGACGTACCAAACTGCCCACAGTCACAGATACTCATGGTCACacaaaagcatctttaaaaaaagagaagaagaaaaaaaaaaaaacaagcccaaaACTTACTTTGCAGCAAGAAGCATATTCTTCCTGTTTGCCATTTCATTGCGGCCCATGTGTGGTCTAGTTAAATATTCGGCCACTGCTTTGGAAGGAAACTCTGTCTCACATACATAACCAAAGTCACGAGCAAGATGTACAGCTTCACCTGGCATGGGTAAAAGGGAATGCTTATTAAATATAGCAACATCTATTTATTATAAGGAGATCGGGGAAATTAAGGAAAGTGCCACGAATTTTTGAAGtgtatttctgttttagaaaGGGACACTGCTATGTTACCACTATACCACTCATTACCATTTTCTAATTAATAGATCAGTGTTTCTTTGTAAGTTtgcatcaagaaaaaaagacctaCATGGTGACTGctacaaaaaataattctcttgcGCTTGTACTAGTAAGAAAAACTCCCACCTCTACCCAGATTAACTGTGCAGCAAAGACTAGAATTCAGTCTAGATCAAATTGTCCatggatatttaaaaaacctgGCAACTAAATTCCACTTATATAATAAAGGGTTTATCAGTTTAGTGTATTTTCTAATACTTTCTAATAAGCATTtacatatagaaaataaaattgcaaggTGTACAACTaggccactttttttttcattaaggcAATCTGatcaggcttaaaaaaaattgattggCATGATCGGTGTGTTACTTGCAATGTACATGTGTATACATGCACATGCATAAGCTCTTTTAAACCCAGCTTCCAAAGAAAGGTTTTAAATGCAAGTTGCTGTATTATTTGAGCTGATGTAGAAGTGAAATAGTAAGGTATTGTTAgaccatttttcacttttcaattGCTGCTTCTACACCTATTAAATTGTACCACTACCAGGAGCTgctttaaacagaaacacaaaacataaccacacacatacatatatatatacaccctTCAAGTCAGCTTAACTGATAGAGGGTCCACATAACATGTTACAGATTAAAGGGGCTCCAGTTTCCTATCAGGAAGTCAAAAGCTATAAATCTCACTTTATATGCTTGTTTATTAGAAAAGCTTCTGAGGACACCGCTGAGGTAGGGCCAGGCATTGGAGTCAGCTGCcccagactttttaaaatttcccaaCAAGGAACCAAAACCACTAACATGATGAGTTTcacccctcttcccttccctgcctgtccctgcacACACCCCTAGAAAACCCGAAACGACTCGCCCCCCTCAAGAAACACAGCGTGGACGAACATGCATTTTGAACATCCTGGCGTGTAGGAGTTACAGCATCCCTGCGACGCAGCCGTGAGGAAGAGGAGTAGTAGCTGGGTTTGTGCGGGTAGGGCTCGGAGGCCAAGGGCTTAGcaaagggagaagaaggggagaggagcCCCTCAAAGGCAACACAGCTGTTAGTCGCTGCCATGTCCCCATCATgctgactttaaaataaacaaaaaactccCTATTATGTTCTTTGACTTTCTAGCCTTTCCAGGCTTTGCCTAGAGGATAAAAGCTGtacacaaggggaaaaaaaagtttatttttaagacacaTTCAAGACTGACCTTCTACCAAAGATGTCAATAGTGTCACATTTGCAGCTTTCCTTCTACCAGCGGGAAGATTCAAGCCAATTTTATCCAGTTTTTCCCTTAATGATCTGCCACCATTTTTAGATTTGGCTCTGTaattaaagagggaaaaaaatggcctTATTTATCTTCAGGGaacacttctttttaaagatgagaAATTCCAGTTACTGACATTCAGTAGGGTTCtactgggggggggaagataaAAAACAGGCTCCTTTCAAGTGACCTACTTTTTAAATGCTCTACTACAAACCAGCCAGGATGAAACACAGCAGAGgtcaaaatcaaaatgtttcagaCTGCACCATTGAAACCAACAGTTGTAGAATGATCACAAGCCAAATTAAGTGCACGCAAAAAAAGGACATATAAAGTGTCCTTGTAACGATTAATCAAGACCACACGATTTAATCCAAAAAGTATTCCATGGGGAAACAGTTTAATAACAAAGCTCCAGGAGCCGTTTTTGAGACAAAAATCCAACTTTAAACAGAGAATGAGAATTGCTGTCAGAGCCGTTAATAGTACTTCTCGAGAAGTAGTAGAAGTgcaaagaagttttatttccaaagccTATTAGGATTCAGTGTTGTTGAGCtacttaaaaatcagaaatttgcTAAAAGGCTTTCTTAGCTCCTCGTTATGGTGATCTGGCTGCTCACACACAAGCACAAGAAAACTTACAAACAACAGACACGACGGGGATGGTTGTAAGGGGAGTTGCAGCCTACCTTCTGAGTACTCCTCCTAGCAAAGAGGCATTGAGACACTCGGGGGGCGAGAGCCGTCTCTGCACCTCTGCTACTGTCACTTTGTATTTTGACGTGGAGCTCAGGAGGGAAAGTCTCCCCGGAACCGAACAAAATACTTCATTGGGGTTTATGACCACTCCAATTAATCCATCCTTTTGGCAGGGGAGACTCAGAGCACTGTTTTTCGTTAAGGAAATGGGACctgtgggaggaagagggaaagcaggtattttataaaaaggaaaaataaagaggaagcAGCAAGTGAATTTCCTTCCTACAAAAAAACACCAGGAGACAGGATTTCGTTTTGCCTTAAATGCTCACACCACTGACCCCCGTGCCCAGCATCTCTCCGCAGCACGGGGCTCGGCTGCGACCTAAAGGTCCCCACAACTATTCCTGAACAGCTGTACTGTGCCACAGCAAGGTTCAAGGAGCTGCCGAACACGACTAAGAATACTTTCTAAAAACGCACAGAACACACATGTCTGAAGCAGCGTGCTGCAAGTTAGCAAATCGATGCTTATAAAAAGCCCGATACAAGTACAGACTCCAAATTAGCATCCTTCAGCTACTGCCAAAACCTCTTTCCGAGCCGGGGCAGGGAAAAgcctccctcccacctcctgctGGGGTTCATCTTCCACCTCGCACACGCGGATTTAAGAAACCGCCTTTGGAATTTAATCCCAACAAATTCATAACAGACAGTACAACAGAGAGAAGGGGTTCAGCCCAGGAGAGAACTGAAAGTAAAACATTGCTCGTTAACAGCTTCAGCCTTTAGGTGAATAGGGACAACAAAGGCTTTGCAAGGAGCAAACCTCAGATCCAGCTTTTCCGTCCCCCTGCGAATCCACCCAGTTAACCCCCAGTGGTGTGCTGCTGGCTCACAGCACCGACCGGAAAGGGTTAAAGAGCCAGGGtcggccccgctccccggaGGGGGAAAGATTTTCAGTGGTGCATCTGACAGCGAAATTATTCTCCCATGAGCTAAACGCAGCAATCAGCGCTCTGacaaacacttctgcttttcctcagtTAGGTATTTGTTTGAAGTCTTCGAAGAAAacttccactgattttttttttttaagcacaaatttg of Aquila chrysaetos chrysaetos chromosome 3, bAquChr1.4, whole genome shotgun sequence contains these proteins:
- the TFAP2C gene encoding transcription factor AP-2 gamma, whose amino-acid sequence is MLWKLADNVKYEEDCEDRHDGSSNGNPRLPHLSAVSQHLYSPAPPLSHSGASDFQPPYFPPPYQPLPYSQSSDPYSHLGDPFSINPLHQPPPPPPSQQQSAWPNRQSQDPAGLAPHGRPGLVPHLSALESGSAGGRRETYRRSELLLPHGHGLDASALADNLGLHDMAHQMEEVQNVEDQHLLMHDQTVIRKGPISLTKNSALSLPCQKDGLIGVVINPNEVFCSVPGRLSLLSSTSKYKVTVAEVQRRLSPPECLNASLLGGVLRRAKSKNGGRSLREKLDKIGLNLPAGRRKAANVTLLTSLVEGEAVHLARDFGYVCETEFPSKAVAEYLTRPHMGRNEMANRKNMLLAAKQICKEFTDLLTQDRTPLGNTRPSPILDPGIQGCLTHFSLITHGFGSAAICAAMTSVQNYLNEALKIADKTYMNAGDQSPAETNKTIDKMDKHRK